A window of Falsiruegeria litorea R37 contains these coding sequences:
- the fliK gene encoding flagellar hook-length control protein FliK: MQTPEGEAHVLDNQVPPNIGAPSSDSHDAIAQTHAKTPSEMPPDDVSLAVARVTESRVEFSAEEDVTRPENVETAEYALGSHTHLNRHQEPGGTALFSHNAGPTESVAFPVASQHSQAVYSNDRKQIPNKTGSVTVGAQDVATMQDASRLAEGMSPVDLSANVLETSVLSRAALGPEASNTIPEATGVDPTHPHSLSRQVTGPATDQGNLLEFSKRSAEKSPDEAKNDLSTHSSQTLRQPTTLGAGHLTSAWAFPHSTPPPLSEVSKSVIAAEFDASEVQKMANGLPFSLQGEAEEDAGLRVRQNWPTETSAVQHPSPKPQLNLSPTFTGAHQGAIVQSISDNLQLSSGEDFSAMLSSLPLEDALGLAGTSAATPQTVTAPADVLRPDIARSIGGQLAAQANARSQGTVDIALNPEELGRVRMAIAAGESTVAISIVAERPETLELMRRHADLLIEEFRNLGYGDIEFEFSDGSSASGDSAGHAPNDDSHANKGIEPEMSAPSTSPPNRPVQQSGLDMRL, from the coding sequence ATGCAGACGCCCGAGGGCGAGGCGCATGTTCTCGATAACCAGGTGCCGCCGAATATTGGCGCGCCCAGCTCCGACAGCCATGATGCCATCGCGCAGACGCATGCCAAAACCCCATCGGAAATGCCACCTGATGACGTCTCTTTGGCGGTTGCAAGAGTCACTGAATCGCGTGTGGAATTTTCGGCCGAGGAAGACGTGACACGCCCTGAGAACGTTGAAACGGCAGAGTACGCTCTAGGATCTCACACACATCTCAACAGACACCAGGAACCAGGTGGAACTGCCTTGTTTTCGCATAACGCGGGGCCAACGGAGTCGGTCGCCTTCCCTGTGGCTTCACAACACTCTCAGGCGGTTTATTCGAATGATCGCAAACAGATACCCAATAAGACCGGTTCCGTGACAGTCGGCGCTCAGGACGTTGCAACTATGCAGGATGCAAGCCGCCTTGCCGAGGGAATGTCACCGGTCGATTTGAGCGCAAATGTGCTAGAAACGTCAGTGCTGTCTCGCGCTGCTCTGGGTCCAGAAGCAAGCAATACAATTCCTGAAGCAACTGGCGTGGACCCCACGCATCCACATTCCCTATCCAGACAAGTGACGGGCCCTGCAACCGACCAAGGTAACTTGCTCGAATTCAGCAAGCGTTCCGCCGAAAAGTCACCGGATGAGGCAAAAAATGATCTCTCCACGCACTCCTCTCAAACACTTCGTCAGCCCACCACGTTAGGTGCGGGCCACCTGACAAGTGCGTGGGCATTTCCCCACAGCACTCCGCCTCCACTTTCGGAGGTGAGCAAGTCGGTCATTGCCGCAGAATTTGACGCTTCTGAGGTTCAAAAGATGGCAAACGGGTTGCCGTTCAGCCTGCAGGGAGAGGCAGAAGAGGACGCTGGCCTTAGGGTTCGGCAGAATTGGCCGACCGAAACCTCAGCTGTGCAACATCCGTCTCCGAAACCGCAGTTAAATCTCTCGCCGACTTTCACCGGAGCTCACCAAGGTGCAATTGTCCAAAGCATATCAGACAACCTACAACTTTCGAGCGGCGAAGATTTCTCCGCCATGCTGAGCTCACTACCACTTGAAGATGCCCTAGGCCTTGCTGGAACATCTGCGGCCACCCCGCAAACAGTGACTGCCCCAGCGGACGTCCTTAGGCCGGACATCGCAAGGTCGATTGGTGGCCAACTGGCCGCTCAAGCAAACGCTCGCTCACAAGGCACCGTCGATATCGCCTTGAACCCGGAAGAACTTGGTCGTGTCAGAATGGCCATAGCCGCAGGCGAATCGACCGTAGCCATATCTATCGTGGCAGAACGCCCGGAAACCCTGGAATTGATGCGACGGCATGCAGATCTGTTGATCGAAGAGTTCCGGAATTTGGGCTATGGTGACATAGAGTTCGAATTTTCAGATGGGTCATCAGCGTCAGGTGACTCTGCGGGCCACGCCCCTAACGACGATTCGCATGCCAACAAGGGCATCGAACCCGAGATGTCTGCTCCTTCGACATCGCCCCCCAACCGGCCTGTTCAGCAATCTGGCCTGGATATGAGGCTCTAG
- a CDS encoding rod-binding protein: MDPLYRTTPPPQALSKTRGDGALRDVAQKLEATFLAEMLTSAGLGESRSLMGGGSGEDQFQSFLVRQQAEQIAKSGGIGLSETLFNALKEAQNEK; the protein is encoded by the coding sequence ATGGATCCTTTGTACCGGACCACTCCCCCCCCGCAGGCCTTGTCAAAAACACGCGGAGATGGCGCGCTTCGAGACGTTGCGCAGAAACTTGAGGCCACCTTTCTGGCCGAAATGCTGACATCTGCAGGGTTGGGTGAATCCCGATCTCTTATGGGTGGTGGCTCTGGGGAAGATCAATTTCAATCGTTTCTGGTCCGGCAGCAGGCCGAGCAGATTGCAAAGTCGGGAGGGATTGGATTGTCGGAAACTCTCTTCAATGCACTGAAGGAGGCTCAGAATGAAAAATGA